The following proteins come from a genomic window of Aquimarina sp. MAR_2010_214:
- a CDS encoding RNA methyltransferase produces the protein MEMNRKLKNSELDRKTVEEFKGSKKTPLIIILDNIRSLNNIGSVFRTADAFLIEKIYLCGITATPPHKDIQKTALGATDTVDWEHQKDTLQLVQDLKSQHIKILSIEQAENAIMLNDFTPESNQKYAIIFGNEVKGVQQQVVSESDTVIEIPQYGSKHSLNISVSAGVIIWDLFNKL, from the coding sequence ATGGAAATGAACAGAAAACTCAAAAATAGCGAACTCGATCGCAAGACCGTAGAAGAATTTAAAGGATCAAAAAAAACTCCTCTAATTATCATTCTGGATAATATTCGAAGTTTAAATAATATCGGATCGGTATTCAGAACTGCTGATGCATTTTTAATTGAAAAAATATACCTCTGTGGCATAACCGCTACTCCTCCTCATAAAGACATCCAAAAAACTGCATTAGGAGCAACCGACACCGTTGATTGGGAACACCAAAAAGACACATTACAACTAGTACAGGATCTTAAGTCTCAACACATAAAAATCCTATCTATCGAGCAAGCAGAAAATGCAATTATGCTAAACGATTTTACTCCAGAGTCTAACCAAAAATATGCAATCATCTTTGGTAATGAAGTTAAAGGCGTTCAGCAGCAAGTTGTTTCTGAAAGTGATACTGTTATTGAAATCCCTCAATACGGTAGTAAACATTCTCTTAATATTTCGGTTAGCGCAGGAGTCATAATCTGGGATCTGTTTAATAAGTTGTAG
- the mutS gene encoding DNA mismatch repair protein MutS yields the protein MKQYNAIKAKYPDALLLFRVGDFYETFGADAIKAAAILNIVLTKRGNGSEQETALAGFPHHSLNTYLPKLVKAGERVAICDQLEDPKQTKTIVKRGVTELVTPGVALNDEVLQSKTNNFLCALHYGKKELGVAFLDVSTGEFLTAQGDVAHMDKLMQNFSPSEVLISKPKKKDFEQDFGHDFHTFFMEDWVFKPDYADETVNKHFETKTLKGFGVDHLQEGVIAAGVILHYLGETQHHKLKHITGIQRIAEDQYIWMDRFTIRNLELYHANAANAVTLLDVIDKTISPMGGRTLKRWLALPLKNISAIQKRHEVVQFFLDDNTLHQKIQHQIKQIGDIERLISKVATGKVNPREVIQLKNSLEAIVPIKSQASNSDNDALRVIGETLNDCELLRNKIKETLNEEAPVNVLKGNTIANGYLEELDELRSIAFSGKDYLDKMLERETEATGITSLKIASNNVFGYYIEVRNTHKDKVPDTWIRKQTLVNAERYITEELKEYEAKILGAEEKILALEQQLFGDLVLWMNEYIKPVQLNATLIGQLDCLCSFAQLATENQYVRPLIDDSYDLEIKNGRHPVIEKQLPPGEQYIANDVVLDREHQQIIMITGPNMSGKSAILRQTALIVLLAQMGCFVPAEEAKIGVVDKIFTRVGASDNISMGESTFMVEMNETASILNNISDRSLVLLDEIGRGTSTYDGISIAWAISEFLHEHPAKPKTLFATHYHELNEMCETFGRIKNYNVSIKELKDTVLFLRKLVPGGSEHSFGIHVAKMAGMPQQVLHRANKMLKKLEKSHSSEELTDKIKGMQEEDKVQLSFFNLDDPLLEEIKEEILDIDIDTLTPVEALMKLNEIKRMLTRKKASQV from the coding sequence ATGAAACAATACAATGCGATTAAGGCTAAGTATCCTGATGCATTATTATTGTTTAGAGTAGGTGATTTTTATGAAACTTTTGGGGCAGATGCAATCAAAGCTGCGGCTATTTTGAATATTGTTTTAACCAAAAGAGGTAATGGTAGTGAGCAGGAAACAGCATTGGCCGGATTTCCGCATCATTCTTTAAACACGTATTTACCAAAATTGGTTAAAGCTGGTGAGCGAGTTGCTATCTGTGATCAGTTAGAAGATCCTAAGCAGACCAAAACTATTGTTAAGCGAGGTGTAACAGAACTTGTAACTCCTGGAGTTGCACTTAATGATGAGGTGTTACAGAGCAAAACCAATAATTTTTTATGTGCATTGCACTATGGGAAGAAAGAATTGGGAGTAGCATTTCTTGATGTTTCTACAGGAGAATTTCTTACCGCTCAGGGTGATGTAGCTCATATGGATAAGTTGATGCAAAACTTTAGTCCTAGTGAAGTTCTGATTAGCAAGCCAAAAAAGAAAGATTTTGAACAAGATTTTGGTCATGACTTTCATACATTCTTTATGGAAGATTGGGTATTTAAACCTGATTATGCAGATGAGACTGTAAACAAACATTTTGAGACAAAGACATTAAAAGGATTTGGGGTAGATCATTTGCAGGAAGGTGTTATAGCTGCTGGTGTAATTCTTCATTACCTTGGAGAAACCCAACATCATAAATTAAAACATATTACAGGAATCCAGCGTATTGCAGAAGATCAGTATATCTGGATGGACCGTTTTACGATACGTAATCTTGAACTATATCATGCCAATGCCGCAAATGCAGTAACTCTTCTTGATGTTATAGATAAAACGATCTCACCAATGGGTGGTCGTACATTAAAACGTTGGTTAGCCCTACCACTTAAGAATATTTCTGCCATTCAAAAGCGTCATGAAGTGGTGCAGTTTTTCTTGGATGATAACACATTGCATCAGAAAATTCAGCATCAGATTAAGCAGATAGGAGATATTGAACGATTGATTTCTAAGGTAGCTACCGGAAAAGTAAACCCCCGTGAGGTTATTCAACTTAAAAACTCTTTGGAGGCTATTGTGCCTATAAAATCACAGGCATCAAATAGCGATAATGATGCATTAAGAGTAATAGGAGAGACTCTTAACGATTGTGAGTTGTTGCGTAATAAGATTAAGGAAACTCTAAATGAGGAAGCTCCGGTAAATGTATTGAAAGGAAATACGATTGCGAATGGGTATTTAGAAGAGTTAGATGAGTTGAGATCTATTGCTTTTTCTGGAAAAGATTATTTAGACAAAATGCTGGAGCGAGAAACGGAAGCTACTGGTATTACATCTTTAAAAATAGCTTCGAATAATGTGTTTGGGTATTATATCGAGGTTCGAAATACACATAAAGATAAAGTCCCTGATACCTGGATTCGTAAACAAACCCTGGTAAATGCAGAACGTTATATTACAGAAGAACTCAAGGAATATGAAGCCAAAATTCTTGGAGCCGAGGAGAAAATATTAGCACTAGAGCAACAGTTGTTCGGTGATCTTGTTCTTTGGATGAATGAGTATATCAAACCAGTACAGCTAAATGCTACTCTGATTGGCCAACTAGATTGTTTATGTTCTTTTGCTCAGTTAGCCACAGAGAATCAATATGTGCGACCTTTAATCGATGACTCTTATGATTTAGAAATTAAAAATGGTCGACACCCTGTGATCGAAAAGCAATTACCTCCTGGGGAACAGTATATTGCTAATGATGTTGTATTGGATAGAGAGCATCAACAGATTATTATGATTACCGGCCCTAATATGAGTGGTAAATCTGCAATATTAAGACAGACAGCATTGATTGTATTGTTGGCGCAAATGGGATGTTTTGTTCCTGCAGAAGAAGCAAAAATAGGAGTAGTTGATAAAATATTTACTAGAGTAGGAGCAAGCGATAATATCTCTATGGGAGAATCTACATTTATGGTAGAGATGAATGAGACTGCTAGTATTTTGAATAATATATCTGATCGTAGTTTGGTGTTGTTAGATGAGATTGGTCGAGGAACCAGTACTTATGATGGGATATCTATTGCCTGGGCAATTAGTGAATTCTTACACGAGCATCCAGCAAAACCAAAGACTTTATTTGCAACACATTATCACGAGTTAAATGAAATGTGTGAGACTTTTGGTCGTATTAAAAACTATAACGTATCGATAAAAGAATTAAAAGATACTGTTCTTTTCTTACGTAAATTAGTTCCTGGAGGTAGTGAACATAGTTTTGGTATTCATGTAGCAAAGATGGCAGGAATGCCTCAACAAGTATTACATAGGGCAAATAAAATGCTTAAAAAGCTTGAGAAATCGCATAGTAGTGAAGAGCTTACCGATAAGATTAAAGGGATGCAGGAAGAAGATAAGGTGCAACTAAGTTTCTTTAATTTAGATGATCCATTACTCGAAGAAATCAAGGAAGAAATTCTGGATATTGATATTGATACGCTTACTCCGGT